A DNA window from Candidatus Palauibacter polyketidifaciens contains the following coding sequences:
- a CDS encoding CDGSH iron-sulfur domain-containing protein, which yields MTANGCIVHCGGDGPLLVRSPLRVRTAGAEDGIAKPKAALCRCGKSANKPFCDGAHRDIEFRASGPIDTTRAVSGSEPTSGEEAGEVVVTAHANGPLHFDGVVELSGEGHEGSARFGQPWMCRCGASKNKPFCDGSHKEIEFQAEGL from the coding sequence ATGACGGCAAACGGATGCATCGTTCACTGCGGCGGGGACGGCCCGCTCCTCGTCCGGAGTCCGCTGCGCGTGCGCACGGCGGGAGCGGAAGACGGCATCGCGAAGCCGAAGGCCGCGCTGTGCCGCTGCGGGAAATCCGCGAACAAGCCGTTCTGCGACGGGGCGCACCGCGACATCGAGTTTCGGGCCTCCGGGCCGATCGACACGACCCGCGCCGTGTCCGGGTCGGAGCCGACGTCCGGAGAGGAGGCCGGGGAAGTGGTCGTCACGGCGCACGCGAACGGCCCGTTGCACTTCGACGGCGTCGTGGAACTCAGCGGCGAAGGGCACGAGGGGTCCGCCCGCTTCGGGCAGCCGTGGATGTGCCGCTGCGGCGCGTCGAAGAACAAGCCGTTCTGCGACGGGTCCCACAAGGAGATCGAGTTCCAGGCGGAGGGCCTTTAG